The Haloarcula sp. CBA1127 genome includes a region encoding these proteins:
- a CDS encoding type II toxin-antitoxin system HicA family toxin, with amino-acid sequence MARSTFSGRDVVKVLVNVGGFEWRRTTGDHAQLYYQHPTNESDQRRVTIPLHDEVKTGTLRSIADDAGANDFAAFCEWVDRNS; translated from the coding sequence ATGGCACGGAGTACGTTTTCTGGGAGGGATGTCGTGAAGGTCTTGGTTAATGTCGGCGGCTTCGAGTGGCGCCGGACGACTGGTGACCACGCCCAACTCTACTACCAGCACCCGACCAACGAAAGCGACCAACGACGCGTTACCATCCCGCTGCACGACGAGGTCAAAACGGGGACGCTTCGAAGCATCGCCGACGATGCCGGCGCGAACGATTTTGCAGCGTTCTGTGAATGGGTCGACCGCAATTCGTAG
- a CDS encoding DUF6610 family protein — protein MSSEARHSWSAAALGDAQRADYIGFLHREPFVIDAYRLGFTVGVREDYSYQSKLRNVEVPVEILDNDFRNPDLDRYIERFEQYEPSVGMLGDAYDRQEARRYNQAGRELKRKFPETEVIIVPKCHEAIDVIDEDMILGYPMGYSDQTAEEYTDIVDWRGRRVHLLGASPTKQYPVIEELTQPRVTGEEPADIVGVDWNGVHLAALHGEYFSPHGYGSADHLSIQETVRESLRHIRSYWKSRGVWPTAERDRNPLTAEPMDPVWAADGSRATVNGLEDAIVVEYENGQTLAYRSQHERDRVEYRAGLIPTEVHG, from the coding sequence ATGTCTTCTGAGGCACGACACTCTTGGTCAGCGGCGGCTCTCGGCGATGCACAGCGGGCTGATTACATCGGGTTCCTTCATCGCGAGCCCTTCGTAATCGATGCTTACCGTCTCGGATTCACCGTCGGTGTTCGCGAGGACTACTCGTATCAATCCAAACTTCGGAACGTCGAGGTCCCGGTTGAGATTCTAGACAACGACTTCCGGAATCCTGACTTGGACCGGTACATTGAGCGCTTCGAGCAGTACGAGCCGTCGGTCGGGATGCTCGGGGACGCATACGACCGACAGGAGGCGAGACGGTACAACCAAGCCGGACGGGAGCTGAAACGGAAGTTTCCGGAGACTGAGGTCATCATCGTTCCGAAATGCCACGAAGCAATCGACGTAATCGACGAGGACATGATACTTGGCTACCCGATGGGGTATTCTGACCAGACTGCCGAGGAGTACACGGACATCGTGGACTGGCGGGGACGGCGAGTGCATCTGCTGGGGGCAAGTCCGACAAAACAGTATCCAGTGATCGAGGAACTAACACAACCGCGCGTGACCGGCGAGGAGCCAGCCGATATCGTTGGCGTCGACTGGAACGGGGTCCACTTAGCGGCACTTCACGGGGAGTATTTCTCACCACACGGCTACGGGAGTGCGGACCATCTCTCGATCCAAGAGACGGTTCGAGAGAGTTTGCGACACATCCGGTCATACTGGAAATCGCGGGGTGTGTGGCCCACTGCAGAGAGAGACCGGAATCCGCTAACAGCGGAACCGATGGACCCCGTCTGGGCTGCTGACGGTTCGAGAGCGACTGTGAATGGCCTTGAGGATGCGATTGTCGTCGAGTACGAGAACGGACAGACGCTCGCGTACCGGAGCCAACACGAGCGAGACAGAGTGGAATACCGGGCAGGACTCATCCCCACTGAGGTCCACGGCTAG
- a CDS encoding SWIM zinc finger family protein, whose translation MATTESSSDAASIDESEIAEASPNSRTVRALTEVMTVMDSVGRARNADDLFLVNSGSGSEYLVDARTGSCECPWKQYNPNEECKHEKRVAFATGERPIPQWVDDEALDDQFGMHVDGEPRKAVADGGVMQVRFNDGGVTDPKGDPLAVTSEDAPRTKRAKQEDIDVSFLAKPGRYEIHSASGSRYEVDVLEETCSCPDTAERCKHRRRVEIEIEAKRVPRPDGKLPDA comes from the coding sequence ATGGCTACCACAGAATCTAGTAGCGATGCCGCCAGCATCGATGAGAGTGAGATTGCAGAGGCCAGTCCAAACAGCCGAACCGTTCGAGCGCTGACCGAAGTCATGACGGTGATGGACTCGGTTGGTCGGGCACGCAACGCCGACGATCTCTTCCTGGTCAACTCTGGCTCTGGCTCAGAGTACCTTGTCGACGCTCGAACAGGGAGTTGCGAATGCCCGTGGAAGCAGTACAATCCCAACGAGGAGTGCAAGCACGAGAAGCGAGTCGCCTTCGCGACCGGCGAGCGACCCATCCCACAATGGGTGGACGACGAAGCATTGGACGACCAGTTCGGTATGCACGTCGACGGCGAACCTCGAAAAGCGGTCGCTGACGGTGGGGTCATGCAGGTTCGGTTCAACGACGGCGGCGTCACAGACCCCAAAGGGGACCCCTTGGCCGTCACTTCTGAGGACGCGCCACGCACGAAGCGAGCAAAACAGGAAGATATCGACGTTTCCTTTCTCGCAAAGCCCGGTCGCTACGAGATCCATTCGGCGTCAGGGAGCCGGTACGAGGTTGACGTGCTTGAGGAGACATGCAGTTGTCCCGATACCGCCGAGCGATGCAAGCACCGTCGCCGGGTCGAGATCGAGATCGAAGCCAAGCGAGTCCCGCGCCCGGATGGGAAACTGCCCGACGCCTGA
- a CDS encoding DUF6884 domain-containing protein, whose amino-acid sequence MTTTQTERTRGRFVLVGCGDAKTDDPAEARSLYTSSYFSVKRSYAEAAVQWARTADRRANSWGVLSAEHAILMPRQTVAPYDTAIKNLRGEPIEGEPHYRLPSGDRVETQLDRWALCVHSSLGDWLRRPYAADQQESPCRELVVLAGSDYVDVLDERGIFEGRPTAIRTGRETYTALPPKATVRFPFQERDFDGMFDQMGWLSDRAEELSSAAAPARRSELSAFDGGFERDSATWQTGHSGVDVEGTEQAGLDAFESVPERFLATRQTSLTTDGGAGDRAE is encoded by the coding sequence ATGACTACTACACAGACTGAGCGAACTCGTGGCCGCTTCGTACTTGTCGGGTGCGGTGACGCGAAAACCGACGATCCAGCTGAGGCTCGCAGCCTCTACACATCGTCATATTTCTCGGTCAAGCGGTCATATGCTGAGGCCGCTGTCCAGTGGGCTCGAACTGCTGACCGACGAGCGAATTCTTGGGGTGTCCTCTCTGCGGAACACGCGATACTAATGCCTCGGCAGACGGTCGCCCCGTACGACACGGCTATCAAGAACCTGCGTGGAGAACCCATCGAGGGTGAGCCACACTACCGGCTTCCATCGGGCGACCGAGTCGAGACCCAGCTAGATCGGTGGGCGCTCTGTGTCCATTCATCACTGGGCGATTGGCTCCGGCGGCCGTACGCAGCCGATCAGCAGGAGTCCCCCTGTCGAGAGTTGGTTGTTCTGGCCGGCAGCGACTACGTCGACGTGCTGGACGAGCGTGGTATCTTCGAGGGACGACCAACTGCGATTCGGACCGGGCGGGAGACGTACACTGCCCTCCCGCCGAAAGCGACAGTCCGCTTCCCCTTCCAGGAGCGAGACTTCGACGGGATGTTCGATCAGATGGGCTGGCTTTCAGACCGTGCCGAAGAACTCTCGTCGGCAGCGGCTCCAGCCCGACGATCAGAACTCTCAGCCTTTGACGGGGGCTTCGAGCGCGACTCTGCTACGTGGCAAACAGGGCACAGTGGCGTCGACGTCGAAGGGACTGAGCAAGCGGGGCTGGATGCATTCGAGAGCGTCCCTGAGCGGTTCCTTGCCACGAGACAGACGAGTCTTACGACCGACGGTGGGGCAGGTGATCGAGCTGAGTAG
- a CDS encoding DNA polymerase translates to MSQSTAASSTEAATTDAEESIPETSAADETQADIDSTDLLTLDAPKHLQISGEVQLFERIFSAAGTVTDKTRLGIAESGIAIRAADQQGHSMVDLRVSGSSFSTFDAGTGTLGVDVGRVRDALSIGDAGDLAQFALDAANSTLEVDIEGITRTIELDPVESLRYPVEMPDIDIPATVHLSPDDISLGLDAADMLDDRFDLSVDPESGEMQFAADGDTDSMTYRREDTDLIAFEPADVEVKLDSSLVKSANAGLPDGTNRVLRIGNEVPLVLKSEFPDADGAMQFVIAPKLPN, encoded by the coding sequence ATGTCACAGTCCACAGCGGCCAGTAGCACCGAAGCAGCAACCACAGACGCCGAGGAGAGCATCCCAGAGACCTCGGCGGCTGACGAGACGCAAGCAGACATAGACAGTACGGACCTGCTAACGCTTGATGCGCCGAAGCATCTCCAGATTAGCGGCGAGGTTCAGTTGTTTGAGCGGATCTTCTCGGCGGCTGGCACGGTCACAGACAAGACGCGACTGGGGATTGCAGAGTCGGGAATCGCCATCCGAGCGGCCGACCAGCAAGGGCACTCGATGGTCGACCTGCGTGTTTCTGGGAGTTCATTCAGCACCTTCGACGCGGGGACGGGGACGTTGGGAGTGGACGTCGGACGGGTCCGTGATGCACTCTCGATTGGCGATGCAGGCGACCTTGCACAGTTCGCACTCGATGCGGCGAACAGCACGCTAGAAGTCGATATCGAGGGGATAACGCGCACCATCGAGCTTGACCCGGTTGAATCGCTTCGCTACCCTGTTGAAATGCCGGATATTGACATCCCGGCAACCGTCCACCTGAGTCCAGACGACATATCCCTCGGTCTCGATGCAGCAGATATGCTTGACGACCGGTTTGATCTCTCCGTTGACCCGGAATCCGGAGAAATGCAGTTTGCCGCAGACGGTGACACTGACAGTATGACGTACCGGAGGGAAGACACCGATCTAATTGCCTTCGAGCCTGCGGATGTCGAGGTAAAACTGGACTCGTCGCTCGTCAAATCAGCGAACGCTGGCCTTCCAGACGGAACGAATCGGGTGTTACGCATCGGCAACGAGGTCCCGCTCGTGCTGAAATCAGAGTTCCCTGACGCCGATGGAGCGATGCAGTTCGTGATAGCGCCGAAGCTCCCGAACTGA
- a CDS encoding HNH endonuclease signature motif containing protein, protein MKEGIESQYDDPDSYRGDYPPDWPYRIVFRKQLDNNTCANCEMQYPSEALEVLRRIPAENGGTNKTTNLLTVCPTCEDDVKQEGRLNLPMSLKEEPAGGSEEDTHRVLPLQSDVPRTEETETDVTEQAGQSRGSSRLEVNHIPRSTRTPTDRPTTEGSDEQSDQGDTADERAISSRVLFASIGGTAMVLAYLCAIAVASFLPPPVSDVAFYGLPLAGLVTGVRWRLSTAVASAYVVSMYAALWQVFSAEPSVPGWVPVIAPLAGIAYGLVVERTGFSLRNHFRSQIRD, encoded by the coding sequence ATGAAGGAAGGCATCGAATCGCAGTACGACGACCCTGACAGCTACCGGGGCGACTACCCTCCGGACTGGCCTTACAGGATTGTTTTCCGGAAGCAGTTGGACAACAACACTTGCGCCAACTGCGAGATGCAGTACCCCTCGGAAGCGTTGGAGGTCCTGCGACGAATCCCTGCCGAGAACGGCGGGACGAACAAAACCACGAACCTACTGACAGTGTGCCCGACCTGCGAGGACGATGTCAAGCAGGAGGGCCGTCTGAACCTCCCAATGTCGCTCAAAGAAGAGCCAGCCGGCGGTTCCGAAGAGGACACCCACAGAGTCCTGCCGCTGCAGAGTGACGTCCCAAGGACTGAGGAAACTGAGACTGACGTGACCGAACAGGCGGGGCAATCCCGAGGGTCCTCCCGCTTGGAGGTCAACCACATTCCACGGTCGACGAGGACTCCAACCGACCGACCGACGACGGAGGGGAGCGATGAACAGTCCGACCAGGGCGACACTGCCGACGAGCGTGCTATATCGAGTCGGGTGCTCTTCGCGTCCATCGGGGGGACAGCGATGGTTCTGGCATATCTCTGTGCGATTGCTGTCGCCTCTTTCTTGCCCCCGCCTGTGAGTGACGTAGCGTTCTACGGCCTCCCGCTGGCTGGGCTCGTGACCGGAGTCCGATGGCGGCTCTCGACAGCCGTTGCGTCCGCCTACGTAGTCAGCATGTATGCTGCACTCTGGCAGGTCTTCTCGGCGGAGCCGTCAGTACCGGGGTGGGTCCCCGTAATCGCACCACTAGCTGGGATTGCCTACGGACTCGTCGTTGAGCGGACTGGGTTCTCGCTACGGAACCACTTCCGTTCTCAGATCCGCGATTGA
- a CDS encoding N-6 DNA methylase, with protein MASPQIDVDGIVETLEQIRQRGHSAHTVFRDWVNLMLFALQRRDDPYLEIVDDYRERGDMDHPEGQRSVDLFSKAFGQLQERMAATNADVLGAVYEEYGMSSDAFGQHFTPHTVCETMTEIAGVAGESDTDDRQTVLDPACGSGRMLLVAGRKQPDALLFGQDKDPICARMTALNCCFLNLDAYVIQGDSLTVEFQRAWQTSYSSLGGSVCELDEEEVSELREWVTDAFENTVEEGNQPSPEQQRDAGSKDRTAPVATSVPSEQAGLDAFKSSD; from the coding sequence ATGGCTTCGCCACAGATCGACGTCGACGGGATTGTTGAAACGCTTGAGCAGATCCGCCAGCGCGGGCATAGTGCCCACACGGTCTTTCGAGACTGGGTCAACCTCATGCTGTTCGCGCTTCAGCGCCGGGACGACCCATATCTGGAGATCGTCGACGACTACCGCGAGCGCGGCGATATGGACCATCCCGAGGGACAACGGTCAGTCGACCTCTTCTCGAAAGCGTTCGGTCAGCTCCAAGAGCGAATGGCAGCCACCAATGCGGACGTCCTAGGCGCTGTTTACGAGGAATACGGGATGTCGAGCGATGCCTTCGGCCAGCACTTCACCCCACACACCGTCTGCGAGACGATGACCGAGATCGCCGGCGTTGCAGGCGAGAGTGATACCGACGACCGGCAGACGGTTCTTGACCCGGCCTGTGGGAGCGGTCGGATGCTACTGGTTGCCGGTCGAAAGCAGCCAGACGCGCTACTTTTCGGGCAAGACAAGGACCCGATATGTGCACGGATGACAGCACTGAACTGCTGTTTCCTGAATCTGGATGCCTACGTTATCCAGGGCGACTCACTGACTGTCGAGTTCCAGCGAGCGTGGCAGACCTCGTACTCTTCGTTGGGTGGCAGCGTTTGCGAGCTAGACGAGGAGGAAGTCTCTGAACTTCGTGAGTGGGTGACCGACGCCTTCGAGAATACGGTTGAGGAAGGCAACCAGCCCAGTCCAGAGCAACAGAGGGATGCGGGCTCGAAGGATCGAACAGCTCCAGTTGCAACATCCGTCCCGAGCGAGCAGGCCGGTCTGGATGCGTTCAAGAGTAGCGATTGA
- a CDS encoding ArdC-like ssDNA-binding domain-containing protein, protein MSTIQSDMPEQSSQQTTCTFDDSDSRDEEMRDKLDAWVEDLVDLTNEAQASEQFQQWLDVQSKFHDYSARNTLLIKLQCPEATRVAGYNTWQNEFDRYVQKGEDAIWIWAPIITKKCPACGNSPSYHENTDCEYDETDPEQWRRGLVGFRPTSVFDISQTDGEPLPELETEAYGDPDGLVEDLLDATDEIGVDARIVAPEEWEHGSARGVCERRSVTTTNPMVEAVDRDNRAALASTLIHEFAHADLHFDVADEAERSKREVEAEAVAYVVSRHFGLDPDNSAFYLAAWDGDAPETLRDRLDRISSTAADLIDAVEGDS, encoded by the coding sequence ATGTCAACGATACAGTCAGATATGCCGGAGCAGTCCAGCCAGCAGACCACTTGCACCTTCGACGATTCCGACTCCCGAGACGAGGAGATGCGTGACAAACTCGATGCGTGGGTCGAGGATCTCGTCGACCTCACGAACGAGGCCCAGGCCAGCGAGCAGTTCCAGCAGTGGCTTGACGTCCAATCGAAGTTCCACGACTATTCGGCCCGGAACACGCTGCTCATCAAGCTCCAGTGTCCCGAGGCAACCCGGGTCGCCGGCTACAATACGTGGCAAAATGAGTTCGACCGCTACGTCCAGAAAGGCGAGGACGCGATCTGGATCTGGGCTCCAATTATCACGAAGAAGTGCCCCGCGTGCGGAAACTCGCCGTCGTATCACGAGAACACGGACTGTGAGTACGACGAGACAGACCCCGAGCAGTGGCGTCGAGGGTTAGTCGGGTTCCGGCCAACGTCGGTGTTCGATATCTCCCAGACCGATGGCGAGCCGCTTCCCGAACTGGAGACAGAAGCCTACGGCGACCCGGATGGACTTGTCGAGGACTTGTTGGACGCCACCGACGAGATCGGTGTCGACGCGAGAATCGTCGCTCCGGAAGAGTGGGAGCACGGGTCTGCACGGGGTGTCTGCGAGCGTCGGAGCGTGACGACCACGAATCCGATGGTGGAAGCAGTCGACCGTGACAATCGGGCCGCTCTTGCGAGTACACTGATTCATGAGTTCGCACACGCCGATCTTCACTTCGATGTTGCGGATGAGGCGGAGCGTTCGAAGCGTGAGGTCGAGGCCGAGGCAGTTGCCTACGTGGTCAGTCGCCACTTTGGGCTGGACCCCGACAACTCGGCGTTCTACCTCGCGGCGTGGGACGGTGACGCACCAGAGACGTTGCGGGACCGGCTGGACCGTATCTCATCGACTGCAGCGGATTTGATCGATGCCGTCGAAGGTGACAGCTGA
- a CDS encoding GNAT family N-acetyltransferase, with translation MSEKGNSAVEIRRFQSEDGERIRELNEIAMATTPEYEPDIPDKDLQDVQNNYLDSGGEFLVAIVDGTIVGMGAYATPNEWKEDLIQLNSQTTELTRMRIDPECHGQGVGSVVYHELEQRARHDGYEQFVLDTGVENDTARGFYENLGFQFQQEVSIDFGDLAFELVLYKKSITE, from the coding sequence ATGTCGGAGAAAGGAAACTCAGCCGTTGAAATTCGTCGGTTTCAGTCCGAGGACGGCGAGCGTATCCGTGAGTTAAACGAAATTGCAATGGCAACGACTCCTGAGTATGAGCCAGATATTCCAGATAAAGACCTCCAAGATGTTCAAAACAACTACCTCGACAGTGGCGGGGAATTCCTCGTTGCGATTGTAGATGGCACAATTGTTGGTATGGGGGCCTATGCGACACCGAATGAGTGGAAAGAGGACCTCATTCAACTCAATAGCCAAACCACTGAACTAACACGAATGCGTATTGATCCTGAGTGCCATGGGCAGGGAGTTGGAAGTGTTGTCTACCACGAGCTTGAACAGCGTGCGCGGCACGATGGATATGAACAGTTTGTTTTGGACACAGGTGTTGAGAACGACACCGCGCGTGGGTTCTACGAAAACCTTGGATTCCAATTCCAGCAGGAGGTGTCCATCGACTTTGGAGATCTAGCATTTGAGCTGGTTCTGTACAAAAAGTCCATTACTGAATAG
- a CDS encoding S8 family serine peptidase translates to MAAANGTDSGIIGTAPATTIVPLRTMFYRQISDHSSVKQITVADTLHALTMPSRLGLTWSTSVLEAGPLSASVTRQRLFSAFRRVIQHAVKQGTVVVVAGGDQGADFHQDPPYELPSANRGVISVAANRPNDKRRHDSNYGDNVIDVAAPGGGYDTQEKTWNADISEWGILSSLPKYIGGEQYGYNAGTSMAAPQVTGLACLIREIAPGLHPRVSSKLSKKVQLNSREKTLLGLEQGVSTRLGQFERVSSPQ, encoded by the coding sequence ATTGCCGCTGCCAATGGTACCGACTCCGGAATTATCGGCACTGCACCCGCTACAACGATAGTTCCACTTCGGACGATGTTTTACAGACAAATCAGTGACCACTCCTCTGTGAAACAGATAACCGTAGCTGATACGCTGCACGCGCTGACTATGCCGTCGAGATTGGGGCTGACGTGGTCAACATCAGTCTTGGAAGCAGGACCGCTTTCCGCCTCTGTAACACGACAGAGATTGTTTTCCGCGTTTCGACGTGTGATTCAGCACGCGGTCAAACAAGGCACTGTTGTCGTTGTTGCTGGAGGAGATCAGGGAGCGGATTTTCACCAGGATCCTCCATATGAACTCCCCTCAGCGAACAGAGGCGTGATCAGTGTTGCCGCAAACCGGCCAAACGACAAACGTAGACACGACTCTAACTATGGGGACAATGTCATCGATGTCGCTGCGCCAGGTGGTGGGTATGACACACAAGAAAAAACGTGGAACGCAGATATCTCCGAATGGGGTATTCTATCGTCACTACCCAAGTATATCGGAGGCGAACAATACGGCTACAATGCTGGCACATCAATGGCAGCCCCCCAAGTGACCGGACTTGCCTGTCTCATCCGCGAAATCGCGCCAGGGCTCCATCCCCGCGTGTCAAGCAAGCTATCGAAAAAGGTGCAGTTGAACTCTCGGGAGAAAACACTGCTGGGCTTGGAGCAGGGCGTATCGACGCGATTAGGTCAATTTGAACGTGTTTCTAGTCCACAATAA
- a CDS encoding transcription initiation factor IIB family protein has protein sequence MSSQTVQTELFAAAQGCPECGGTLDSSGRETHCENCGLVTEQDQIDHGPEWRTYNREEQKRTGAPRTATRHDRGLSTNIGSAESSDISPRRRRQLARQRRLHSRSKYSSKRDRNLAHGLGEVRRIASALSESRSVKEQASTFFREAQDEDLLIGRSIEGGAAAAVYAACRCTGLVTMGTVADVARCSASHAWNCYRTFLMELELSIPVSLPVDWVARICSDLPLDVAPEVRQRALELAERATESAEVNGRPDGVAAGALYLASRESDIRLTQGTISEPLDLHPETIRQWFQQIEEHIVE, from the coding sequence ATGTCTTCACAAACTGTCCAGACAGAGCTGTTTGCAGCTGCACAGGGCTGTCCCGAGTGCGGCGGCACGCTCGATAGCAGCGGGCGGGAAACGCACTGTGAGAACTGTGGCCTGGTGACCGAACAAGACCAGATCGACCACGGGCCGGAGTGGCGAACGTACAATCGGGAGGAACAGAAGCGGACGGGTGCCCCCCGAACGGCCACTCGCCATGACCGGGGCCTGTCGACGAACATCGGCTCGGCTGAGAGTTCGGACATTTCTCCAAGACGGCGTCGACAGCTTGCTCGCCAGCGGCGGCTCCACAGTCGGTCGAAGTACTCCAGCAAGCGCGACCGGAACCTTGCTCACGGGCTCGGTGAAGTCCGACGCATTGCGAGTGCGTTGTCTGAGAGTCGGTCGGTCAAAGAGCAGGCATCCACGTTCTTCCGGGAGGCGCAGGACGAGGACCTGCTAATCGGACGGTCGATTGAAGGCGGTGCAGCGGCCGCTGTGTATGCTGCCTGCCGATGCACCGGGCTCGTGACGATGGGTACAGTAGCTGACGTTGCTCGGTGTTCTGCATCGCACGCTTGGAACTGCTACCGGACGTTTTTGATGGAACTCGAACTCTCAATTCCAGTATCGCTCCCGGTGGACTGGGTGGCACGGATTTGCTCGGATCTCCCGCTTGATGTTGCGCCGGAGGTTCGACAGCGGGCACTCGAACTGGCAGAGCGGGCAACCGAGTCCGCTGAGGTCAACGGGCGACCGGATGGGGTTGCAGCCGGCGCTCTGTACCTCGCCAGTCGGGAGTCAGATATCCGACTCACACAGGGGACGATCAGCGAGCCGTTGGATTTGCACCCAGAGACGATCCGCCAGTGGTTCCAGCAGATCGAGGAACACATCGTTGAATGA
- a CDS encoding orc1/cdc6 family replication initiation protein: MGTDDSDPSRVNSRTPEDETTTQAGPSSNTAESEPDSNEKNSPASGGQSPSTNLSSDESTQSIEDMLLEFDEQDGLIRDRSLLDPNYVVEEDRIVGRDEQLQEVTKMLRVALGDNRPPNLFLYGPSGTGKSLITKAVCNNISRICENRDISFGTIEVNCQDLDTLGVAVYELAKQAADQAGVDVEVPKHGVATKEKWDELYRIVNEHFDSVVFVLDELDMLVGRRDKQEPAFSRLLYQLSRSGANDDLTAYISVVAISNDTRMMESVGSRALSSFTPEDVHFNDYDANQLQAILRRRQDAFHDDVVDDDVIPLAAAFAAQTHGDARKAIDLIRVAGELAEREGDDRVQEAHVREAQQKVEKNRVLEVVRGISTQKKLCLYATATVAAETDDGSARSTTGYRVYQFLTESLDADQYHQETYVNKMKELTTYSLVDFERRSHGPTSGMFLEFQFGERPETILETLREDSRIDMVSTDAVESVVKAQIRNQT; encoded by the coding sequence ATGGGTACTGACGACTCCGACCCTTCTCGAGTTAATTCGAGAACACCGGAGGACGAGACCACGACGCAAGCGGGCCCTTCTTCAAATACGGCGGAATCGGAACCGGACTCCAATGAAAAAAACTCCCCGGCCAGCGGCGGACAATCGCCATCAACCAATCTCAGTTCTGATGAGTCCACGCAGTCGATCGAGGATATGCTACTTGAATTCGATGAACAGGACGGACTGATCCGTGATCGGTCGCTTCTCGATCCAAACTACGTTGTTGAAGAGGATCGGATTGTCGGCCGTGACGAACAACTTCAGGAAGTCACCAAGATGCTTCGTGTCGCACTCGGAGATAATCGTCCACCAAATCTCTTCCTGTATGGGCCGTCTGGTACCGGAAAATCACTCATTACAAAGGCTGTCTGTAACAACATCAGCCGTATCTGTGAAAATCGCGACATCAGCTTTGGAACAATTGAGGTCAACTGCCAGGATCTAGACACCCTCGGGGTTGCGGTCTATGAACTGGCAAAACAGGCAGCTGACCAAGCTGGCGTGGATGTCGAAGTCCCGAAACACGGCGTTGCGACCAAAGAGAAGTGGGACGAACTTTACCGAATCGTGAACGAACATTTCGATTCTGTTGTCTTTGTGCTGGACGAACTCGATATGCTCGTTGGCCGTCGAGATAAGCAGGAGCCGGCATTTTCACGGCTTTTGTATCAACTCTCGCGGTCCGGTGCTAACGATGATCTCACGGCGTATATCTCGGTAGTCGCAATCTCGAACGACACTAGAATGATGGAGTCTGTAGGAAGCCGGGCACTGAGTTCGTTTACTCCGGAAGATGTGCATTTCAACGACTACGACGCAAACCAACTCCAAGCGATCCTTCGCCGGCGGCAGGACGCCTTCCACGATGATGTTGTTGATGACGACGTGATCCCACTTGCAGCAGCCTTTGCAGCGCAAACACACGGTGACGCCCGGAAAGCGATCGATCTCATTCGCGTTGCTGGTGAACTTGCCGAACGCGAGGGGGATGATCGCGTTCAAGAGGCACACGTCCGAGAAGCACAGCAAAAGGTCGAAAAGAATCGTGTCCTTGAGGTTGTTCGGGGTATCAGCACCCAGAAGAAGCTGTGTCTCTATGCGACAGCGACGGTCGCTGCTGAAACTGATGATGGATCTGCCCGAAGTACAACTGGATATCGTGTCTATCAATTCCTCACCGAGTCGCTTGATGCCGATCAGTATCACCAGGAAACGTATGTTAATAAAATGAAGGAGCTGACGACGTATTCACTCGTTGACTTCGAGAGGCGGAGTCACGGTCCAACATCTGGAATGTTCTTAGAATTCCAGTTCGGTGAGCGACCCGAGACAATTCTTGAGACGCTTCGTGAAGACTCACGTATCGATATGGTATCTACCGACGCTGTCGAGTCTGTTGTGAAAGCACAGATCCGTAATCAGACTTAG